A section of the Malus sylvestris chromosome 17, drMalSylv7.2, whole genome shotgun sequence genome encodes:
- the LOC126609685 gene encoding histone chaperone ASF1B-like isoform X2 yields the protein MSAINITNVTVLDNPALDNPALFLAPFQFEISYDCNTAFKDDLEWKLIYVGSAEDETYDHANTFTRKSGQTLHQITAEDDVSKACSWNWTKSHRKFCIKA from the exons ATGAGCGCCATTAACATCACGAACGTGACGGTGCTCGACAATCCGGCTCTGGACAATCCGGCTCTGTTTCTGGCACCCTTCCAGTTCGAAATTTCTTACGATTGCAACACTGCTTTCAAAGACG ATTTGGAATGGAAGCTCATTTACGTGGGATCTGCTGAGGATGAGACTTATGACCACGCAAATACGTTCACAAGAAAATCTGGCCAaactcttcaccaaatcactgccGAAGACGACGTGTcaaaagcttgttcatggaattg GACAAAGTCACACAGAAAGTTCTGTATCAAGGCTTGA
- the LOC126609685 gene encoding uncharacterized protein LOC126609685 isoform X1, whose product MSAINITNVTVLDNPALDNPALFLAPFQFEISYDCNTAFKDDLEWKLIYVGSAEDETYDHANTFTRKSGQTLHQITAEDDVSKACSWNWSIFPTGFLLPNEVLTRHPPWAGHIPDDVP is encoded by the exons ATGAGCGCCATTAACATCACGAACGTGACGGTGCTCGACAATCCGGCTCTGGACAATCCGGCTCTGTTTCTGGCACCCTTCCAGTTCGAAATTTCTTACGATTGCAACACTGCTTTCAAAGACG ATTTGGAATGGAAGCTCATTTACGTGGGATCTGCTGAGGATGAGACTTATGACCACGCAAATACGTTCACAAGAAAATCTGGCCAaactcttcaccaaatcactgccGAAGACGACGTGTcaaaagcttgttcatggaattg gagcatttttcccactgggtttttactacctaacgaggttttaacgaggcatccaccttgggctggtcatatccctgatgacgttcCGTAG